The Triticum aestivum cultivar Chinese Spring chromosome 3A, IWGSC CS RefSeq v2.1, whole genome shotgun sequence genome includes a region encoding these proteins:
- the LOC123058499 gene encoding transcription factor RAX2: MGRAPCCDKASVKRGPWAPEEDELLRSYVRSHGAVGNWIALPQKAGLNRCGKSCRLRWLNYLRPDIKHGGYTEQEDMVICSLYNSIGSRWSIIASKLPGRTDNDVKNYWNTKLKKKAMAMHQQQQYHHHHGTAARGHARGATIATPPPAPQSQCASYMQPSPASASSAVTTASGDAASFGAMYSPSHQAAPLAHYNVNAAAPLAEFPAMPTPAAANSWAINMAFEDMFLPELVGGGDFSQADLFGGFGALLLQAQDSRAQSSLQELSACYFPNAQAEMWAADADHVNVKPPGAGLCPSLT, from the exons ATGGGGCGCGCGCCGTGCTGCGACAAGGCGAGCGTGAAGAGGGGCCCGTGGGCGCCGGAGGAGGACGAGCTGCTGCGGAGCTACGTCCGGAGCCACGGCGCCGTCGGCAACTGGATCGCGCTCCCGCAGAAAGCAG GGCTTAACCGGTGCGGCAAGAGCTGCCGGCTGAGGTGGCTCAACTACCTCCGGCCGGACATCAAGCACGGCGGCTACACCGAGCAGGAGGACATGGTCATCTGCTCCCTCTACAACTCCATCGGAAGCAG GTGGTCTATCATCGCGTCCAAGCTTCCCGGCAGGACGGACAACGACGTCAAGAACTACTGGAACACCAAgctcaagaagaaggccatggccatgcaccagcagcagcagtaccACCACCACCACGGCACCGCCGCCCGGGGACATGCCCGCGGCGCGACGATCGCCACGCCACCGCCCGCCCCGCAGAGCCAATGCGCATCGTACATGCAGCCGTCGCCCGCGTCCGCCTCGTCCGCCGTCACCACGGCGAGCGGCGACGCGGCCAGCTTCGGCGCCATGTACTCCCCGTCCCACCAGGCCGCGCCACTCGCTCACTACAACGTCAACGCGGCGGCGCCGCTCGCCGAATTCCCGGCCATgccgacgccggccgccgccaacAGCTGGGCCATCAACATGGCCTTCGAGGACATGTTCTTGCCCGAGCTGGTCGGGGGCGGCGACTTCTCCCAGGCGGACCTGTTCGGCGGGTTCGGGGCGTTGCTGCTGCAAGCGCAAGACAGCAGGGCGCAATCGTCCCTGCAGGAGCTCTCCGCGTGCTACTTCCCCAACGCGCAGGCGGAGATGTGGGCGGCCGACGCCGACCACGTCAACGTCAAGCCGCCGGGCGCCGGCCTGTGCCCCAGCCTGACATGA